The Pseudomonas oryzicola genomic sequence GGATTACCGTGATTTAAGCGTGCAAAACGAAAGTGGCCGGCATTATCCGGGTTTTCACGCCGGAAGTCCTGTTTGCGCGACCAGCTTGCGCATTCCACCGAATTACTTGCCTGATCCTCTGAACCTGCCCCGTCCACCAGTCCGGCGGTCAACCCCTGTGCTAGCGTTTCCGGACCGGGGAACAGCGTATTCCCCAATCAGAAAAGACAGCGCGACAGCAACCGTAGACGGCAGGTGAACCATGGAACTACGCATCAACCAGAAGACCTACCAGGTCGAGGCAGACGCCGACACGCCCTTGCTGTGGGTGATCCGCGATGACCTGGGGCTGACCGGCACCAAGTATGGCTGCGGCCTGGCCCAGTGCGGCGCCTGTTCGGTGCTGGTGGACGGCAACGTGGTGCGCGCTTGCGTGACGCCGGTGGCCGGTGTGGTCGGGCGCGAGGTGACCACCATCGAGGCGATCGAGGCCGACGCCGTGGGCAAGCGGGTGGTCGCGGCCTGGGTCGAGCACCAGGTTGCCCAGTGCGGTTATTGCCAGTCCGGTCAGGTGATGGCGGCCACGGCACTGCTCAAGCACACACCCAGGCCCAGTGACGCGCAGATCGACGCGGCGATGGTCAACCTGTGCCGCTGCGGCACCTACAACGCCATCCATGCCGCCATGCATGACCTGGCTCAAGGGGAGAAGGCCTGATGCGCAAACCTGTCGACACAACTGCCGAACTGCTCGAGTTGCAGCAGGGCGCGACCCTCAACCTGTCGCGCCGGCGTTTTCTGGCCGGCACGGCAGTCGGCGCCCTGGTACTTGGCTTCGGCCTGCCCATGGGCGCGCCCCGCGTGCAGGCAGCGGCCGCAGCCAGCGCCGAACGCGGTACTCAGGTACCGGCATTCCTGGAGATTCGCCCGGACGGCACCGTGCGTCTGCTCAGCCCGTTCATGGAAGGCGGGCAAGGGCCTTTCACCGCCATGGCCCAGATCGTCGGTGAGGAACTGGATGTCGACCCGGCCAGGTTCGTGGTCGATAGCGCGCCGCCTGGGGAAGCCTATGTAGTGATGGAAAACGGCATGCGCATCACCGGCGGCAGCATGTCGGTACGCATGAGCTACCCGACCATGCGCCGCCTGGGCGCCCTCGCCCGCGCCATGCTGCTGCAGGCAGGCGCCGAGCAGCTCGGCGTGCCGGTTGAGCAACTCACCACCACGCCGGGTAACGTGGTACATACCACGAGTGGGCGCTCCGTGCCCTACGGTGAACTGGCCGCGCGGGCCATGGACCTGCCGGTGCCCGACCCGGCCAGCGTCAAGCTGCGCGACCCCAGCCAGTTTCGCTGGATCGGCAAACCGGTACGTCGCCTGGATGCCTACGACAAATCCACCGGCAAGGCCGTGTACAGCATCGACATCAAGGTCGACGGCATGCTCCATGCTGCCGTGCAGCACGCGCCACGCCTGGGCATGACTGTCGGCAGCCTGCGTAACGAAGACCAGGTCAAGGCCATGCAGGGCGTGCACTCGGTGCACCAGCTGCCAGGCGCCGTGGCGGTGGTTGCCGAGCGCTGGTGGCACGCCAAGCGTGCGGTGGAAGCCATCCAGGTGGACTGGCAGGAGCCTGCCGCCGACAGCCCGGTACGGCCGATGCCGGCCGACTTCTCCAGCGATGGCTGGCGCGACCACCTGGCCACGGTCGAAGCACCGGCCCGCGACGAGGAAAACCAGGGCGATGTGGCCGGCATGCTGGCCAGTGCCAAGACCCGCGTCGAGGCGACCTACCACAACCAGTACCTCAACCATGCCCAGCTTGAGCCACCCTCGGCACTGGCGCGCTTCAATGCCGATGGTTCGCTG encodes the following:
- a CDS encoding (2Fe-2S)-binding protein is translated as MELRINQKTYQVEADADTPLLWVIRDDLGLTGTKYGCGLAQCGACSVLVDGNVVRACVTPVAGVVGREVTTIEAIEADAVGKRVVAAWVEHQVAQCGYCQSGQVMAATALLKHTPRPSDAQIDAAMVNLCRCGTYNAIHAAMHDLAQGEKA
- a CDS encoding xanthine dehydrogenase family protein molybdopterin-binding subunit, whose translation is MRKPVDTTAELLELQQGATLNLSRRRFLAGTAVGALVLGFGLPMGAPRVQAAAAASAERGTQVPAFLEIRPDGTVRLLSPFMEGGQGPFTAMAQIVGEELDVDPARFVVDSAPPGEAYVVMENGMRITGGSMSVRMSYPTMRRLGALARAMLLQAGAEQLGVPVEQLTTTPGNVVHTTSGRSVPYGELAARAMDLPVPDPASVKLRDPSQFRWIGKPVRRLDAYDKSTGKAVYSIDIKVDGMLHAAVQHAPRLGMTVGSLRNEDQVKAMQGVHSVHQLPGAVAVVAERWWHAKRAVEAIQVDWQEPAADSPVRPMPADFSSDGWRDHLATVEAPARDEENQGDVAGMLASAKTRVEATYHNQYLNHAQLEPPSALARFNADGSLEVWLPNQAPDMFRDDIARRTGLAPAQITLHSPLLGGFFGRHFLYDSANPYPQVIALAKAVGRPVKLIWSREEEFLRDVLRPVAVVKFRAGLDADGLPVALEAVSATEGPTEALAGKQGEKLDPTALEGLSGKSYAIANKRIAQVYVKGPAMLGYWRSVGNSLNDFFYESFLDELADKGGKDPFELRLHLLRDNPRLTNLLQAVAELSGGWKRGPFTAEDGSKRARGVAMASPFGSEAAVIAEVSIENGQVKVHDIWQSIDPGSIVNPAIIEHQVNGAVALGLSQTLLEEAVYVDGKPRARNYDLYPILPPSRMARVHVRIVESGAKMGGIGEPPLPAVAPAVVNAVAQLTGQRVRSLPLSRHTFG